A region of Odocoileus virginianus isolate 20LAN1187 ecotype Illinois chromosome 11, Ovbor_1.2, whole genome shotgun sequence DNA encodes the following proteins:
- the RAB29 gene encoding ras-related protein Rab-7L1 isoform X1 — protein MSSRDHLFKVLVVGDAAVGKTSLVQRYSQDSFSKHYKSTVGVDFALKVLQWSDSEMVRLQLWDIAGQERFTSMTRLYYRDASACVIMFDVTNATTFRNSQKWKQDLDSKLTLPNGEPVPCLLLANKCDLSPWAVSRDQVDRFSKEHGFTGWTETSVKENKNINEAMRVLIEKMMSNSREDMSLSTQGNYINLQTKPSSSWACC, from the exons ATGAGCAGCCGCGACCACCTGTTCAAAGTGTTGGTGGTGGGGGACGCCGCGGTGGGCAAGACGTCCCTGGTGCAGCGATATTCCCAGGACAGCTTCAGCAAACACTACAAGTCCACGGTGGGAG tgGACTTTGCTCTGAAGGTTCTCCAGTGGTCTGACTCAGAGATGGTGCGCCTCCAGCTGTGGGATATTGCAG GGCAGGAGCGCTTCACCTCTATGACCCGACTTTACTATCGGGATGCCTCTGCCTGTGTTATTATGTTTGATGTTACCAATGCCACTACCTTCAGAAACAGCCAGAAATGGAAGCAAGACTTGGACAGCAAGCTCACACTGCCCAATGGAGAGCCGGTGCCCTGCCTGCTCTTAGCCAACAAG TGTGATCTATCCCCCTGGGCAGTGAGCCGAGACCAGGTTGACCGGTTCAGTAAAGAGCATGGTTTCACAGGTTGGACAGAAACCTCAGTCAAGgagaacaaaaatattaatgaggCCATGAG agTCCTCATTGAAAAGATgatgagcaattccagagaagataTGTCTTTGTCCACTCAGGGGAACTACATCAACCTGCAAaccaagccctcctccagctGGGCCTGCTGCTAG
- the RAB29 gene encoding ras-related protein Rab-7L1 isoform X2: MVRLQLWDIAGQERFTSMTRLYYRDASACVIMFDVTNATTFRNSQKWKQDLDSKLTLPNGEPVPCLLLANKCDLSPWAVSRDQVDRFSKEHGFTGWTETSVKENKNINEAMRVLIEKMMSNSREDMSLSTQGNYINLQTKPSSSWACC; the protein is encoded by the exons ATGGTGCGCCTCCAGCTGTGGGATATTGCAG GGCAGGAGCGCTTCACCTCTATGACCCGACTTTACTATCGGGATGCCTCTGCCTGTGTTATTATGTTTGATGTTACCAATGCCACTACCTTCAGAAACAGCCAGAAATGGAAGCAAGACTTGGACAGCAAGCTCACACTGCCCAATGGAGAGCCGGTGCCCTGCCTGCTCTTAGCCAACAAG TGTGATCTATCCCCCTGGGCAGTGAGCCGAGACCAGGTTGACCGGTTCAGTAAAGAGCATGGTTTCACAGGTTGGACAGAAACCTCAGTCAAGgagaacaaaaatattaatgaggCCATGAG agTCCTCATTGAAAAGATgatgagcaattccagagaagataTGTCTTTGTCCACTCAGGGGAACTACATCAACCTGCAAaccaagccctcctccagctGGGCCTGCTGCTAG